One Amycolatopsis thermophila DNA segment encodes these proteins:
- a CDS encoding putative glycoside hydrolase, which translates to MGRHHTRSENSVLVLVVIVATIAVALAPVVVGSLPFGLAIQGLGDKVTTNAESLRDIRVTAARDSDLDRVAVTLDDQPVATKRDGGRLVLPPLKIDDGQHTLVARLPNEVPGLPDAEVTRTFSVDNTAPELSFQPVEINDPRKPVTLRGTAKGADKVTVQGEEVKVNEFGNFTATVPTPPAKIEIGAQDAAGNRAAGRVPVLARHPGMRGVHMTAQAWTAPALRDPVLQMARDGLIDTIELDIKDESGEVGYASQVPLAREIGASKNYYDLHGVVEQLHKEGIRVVGRLVAFRDPILARASWESGKRDRVVQSADGQPWASGYGEYAFTNFANREVREYNIALAAEAARAGFDDVLYDYVRRPEGPIEQLRFPGLQGTPEDAVADFLDESRNAVRAEGAFVGASVFGIAVNRPTQIGQDIAKMARRVDYIAPMIYPSHWGAGEYGVADPESEPHDITQRSLAAFAQQAAGTQAVIIPWIQAFSMKVHYGPEQIRAQLDGARENGMDSFLLWNAACKYDAADLATP; encoded by the coding sequence ATGGGCAGGCACCACACGCGCTCGGAGAACTCGGTCCTCGTCCTCGTCGTGATCGTCGCGACCATCGCCGTCGCCCTCGCCCCGGTGGTGGTGGGGTCGCTGCCGTTCGGGCTCGCCATCCAGGGGCTCGGGGACAAGGTGACCACGAACGCGGAGTCCCTGCGCGACATCCGGGTGACGGCGGCGCGCGACAGCGACCTCGACCGGGTGGCGGTCACCCTGGACGACCAGCCGGTGGCCACCAAGCGTGACGGCGGACGTCTGGTCCTCCCGCCGCTGAAGATCGACGACGGCCAGCACACGCTCGTCGCCCGGCTGCCGAACGAGGTTCCGGGACTGCCGGACGCCGAGGTGACCCGCACGTTCAGCGTGGACAACACCGCTCCCGAGCTGTCGTTCCAGCCCGTCGAGATCAACGACCCGCGCAAGCCGGTGACGCTGCGCGGCACGGCCAAGGGCGCCGACAAGGTCACGGTGCAGGGCGAAGAGGTGAAGGTCAACGAGTTCGGCAACTTCACCGCCACCGTCCCGACCCCGCCGGCGAAGATCGAGATCGGCGCGCAGGACGCGGCGGGCAACCGCGCGGCCGGGCGGGTGCCGGTGCTGGCCCGGCACCCCGGCATGCGCGGCGTGCACATGACCGCGCAGGCGTGGACGGCGCCGGCGTTGCGCGACCCGGTGCTGCAGATGGCGCGGGACGGGCTGATCGACACGATCGAGCTGGACATCAAGGACGAGAGCGGCGAGGTCGGGTACGCCTCGCAGGTGCCGCTCGCGCGGGAGATCGGCGCCTCGAAGAACTACTACGACCTGCACGGGGTCGTCGAGCAGCTGCACAAGGAGGGCATCCGGGTCGTCGGGCGGCTGGTGGCGTTCCGGGACCCGATCCTGGCGCGGGCCTCGTGGGAGTCCGGCAAGCGCGACCGGGTCGTGCAGAGCGCCGACGGCCAGCCGTGGGCCAGCGGGTACGGCGAGTACGCGTTCACGAACTTCGCCAACCGTGAGGTGCGCGAGTACAACATCGCGCTGGCGGCCGAGGCCGCGCGGGCCGGGTTCGACGACGTCCTCTACGACTACGTCCGGCGGCCCGAAGGACCCATCGAGCAGCTGCGGTTCCCCGGCCTGCAGGGCACGCCGGAGGACGCCGTCGCGGACTTCTTGGACGAGAGCCGCAACGCGGTGCGGGCGGAGGGCGCGTTCGTCGGCGCTTCGGTGTTCGGGATAGCGGTCAACCGGCCGACGCAGATCGGGCAGGACATCGCCAAGATGGCCCGCCGCGTGGACTACATCGCGCCGATGATCTACCCGTCGCACTGGGGCGCGGGCGAGTACGGGGTGGCCGACCCGGAATCCGAGCCGCACGACATCACACAACGGTCGCTGGCCGCGTTCGCCCAGCAGGCGGCCGGCACGCAGGCGGTGATCATCCCGTGGATCCAGGCGTTCAGCATGAAGGTCCACTATGGACCGGAGCAGATCCGCGCCCAGCTCGACGGGGCGCGCGAGAACGGGATGGACTCGTTCCTCCTGTGGAACGCGGCGTGCAAGTACGACGCGGCGGACCTCGCGACACCGTGA